A single genomic interval of Hoplias malabaricus isolate fHopMal1 chromosome 7, fHopMal1.hap1, whole genome shotgun sequence harbors:
- the dnajc5ga gene encoding dnaJ (Hsp40) homolog, subfamily C, member 5 gamma a isoform X3 gives MAEPRQASDRPQRKMSTSGDSLYKVLGLEKGASAEDIKRAYRKLALKYHPDKNPDNPEAAEKFKEINNANSILNDETKRKIYDEYGSMGLYVSEQFGEESVKYYFLMSKKWFKAMALCCTLFTCCCCCCCCCFCCGKCKPPDDDENYQYVDPEDLEAQIKAEQDGGVCSDASTNISR, from the exons ATGGCAGAACCCAGACAGGCCTCTGACAGGCCTCAGAGGAAGATGTCCACCTCAGGAGACAGTTTATATAAAGTCTTAGGACTAGAGAAAGGGGCTTCAGCAGAAGACATAAAAAGAGCATACAG GAAACTTGCCCTGAAATACCACCCAGACAAAAACCCAGACAATCCTGAAGCTGCTGAGAAGTTCAAAGAAATCAACAATGCCAACTCCATCCTCAATGATGAGACCAAGAGGAAGATTTATGATGAGTATGGTTCCATGGGCCTTTACGTCTCAGAACAGTTTGGAGAGGAGAGTGTCAAATACTACTTCCTCATGTCAAAGAAGTGGTTCAAG GCAATGGCGTTGTGCTGCACTCTTTtcacctgctgctgctgttgctgctgctgctgcttctgctgCGGGAAGTGCAAGCCTCCCGATGATGACGAGAACTACCAGTATGTGGACCCTGAAGATCTGGAGGCTCAGATCAAAGCTGAACAGGATGGGGGAG TCTGCAGCGATGCTTCAACAAACATTTCAAGGTAG
- the dnajc5ga gene encoding dnaJ (Hsp40) homolog, subfamily C, member 5 gamma a isoform X4 — MAEPRQASDRPQRKMSTSGDSLYKVLGLEKGASAEDIKRAYRKLALKYHPDKNPDNPEAAEKFKEINNANSILNDETKRKIYDEYGSMGLYVSEQFGEESVKYYFLMSKKWFKAMALCCTLFTCCCCCCCCCFCCGKCKPPDDDENYQYVDPEDLEAQIKAEQDGGGGK; from the exons ATGGCAGAACCCAGACAGGCCTCTGACAGGCCTCAGAGGAAGATGTCCACCTCAGGAGACAGTTTATATAAAGTCTTAGGACTAGAGAAAGGGGCTTCAGCAGAAGACATAAAAAGAGCATACAG GAAACTTGCCCTGAAATACCACCCAGACAAAAACCCAGACAATCCTGAAGCTGCTGAGAAGTTCAAAGAAATCAACAATGCCAACTCCATCCTCAATGATGAGACCAAGAGGAAGATTTATGATGAGTATGGTTCCATGGGCCTTTACGTCTCAGAACAGTTTGGAGAGGAGAGTGTCAAATACTACTTCCTCATGTCAAAGAAGTGGTTCAAG GCAATGGCGTTGTGCTGCACTCTTTtcacctgctgctgctgttgctgctgctgctgcttctgctgCGGGAAGTGCAAGCCTCCCGATGATGACGAGAACTACCAGTATGTGGACCCTGAAGATCTGGAGGCTCAGATCAAAGCTGAACAGGATGGGGGAG